The following proteins come from a genomic window of Geomonas sp. RF6:
- a CDS encoding amylo-alpha-1,6-glucosidase yields MKLKRDIVWDSKYVNSREEVLLKREWLVTNGLGGYACGTVAGVLTRRYHGLLVAAYPTPFGRTMVLNKVTEEVKFREGPSLQLGGYERRDGSVDMPGAPNLVDFYLQDGLPVWRYQIDGAEFEKRIFMVHLQNTVHITYTYLSGSQSAWLKMQPLVQFRPHGDPVDQEPGDSYVFSAQENRYQIWSGGKKTPQLRLVFEGGGGTFTLDERTIDDVFYRIEYNRGYETTGKLWTPGYFNMELAPGQSATLVASTEQWENIATLPPGEAFRIEKERRRLLLAAAHPKARTGVAAELVLAADQFIISPAGRLEDSVRANALGNEIRTVIAGYHWFTDWGRDTMISLEGLTLATGRHNEAGWILRTFAHYVKDGLIPNMFPEGKVDGLYHTADATLWFFHALDRYYQVTGDRILMRWVMPQLKDIVEKHRAGTRFGIGIDPKDGLLHQGAEGYQLTWMDAKVGDWVVTPRRGKAVEINALWYNALRLLAEWSREDCDDESFAQTCIESAEEVYRSFNERFWYEEGGYLYDVVDGENGDDSACRPNQIFAISLRFPVLDPARWTPVMDVVRERLLTPVGLRTLAPGHPDYKDKYFGDLRSRDAAYHQGTVWPWLLGHFVDAWLKLHPEDRRGARSFLEGLVDQLNEKVIGSLNEVFDAEEPYRPRGCVAQAWSIAEMLRCWLKTEE; encoded by the coding sequence ATGAAACTCAAACGTGACATCGTCTGGGATTCCAAATATGTGAACAGTCGTGAAGAAGTTCTTTTGAAGCGGGAATGGCTGGTGACGAACGGGCTCGGGGGGTACGCCTGCGGTACGGTCGCGGGGGTGCTGACGCGCCGGTATCACGGCCTCCTGGTGGCGGCCTACCCCACCCCTTTCGGGCGCACCATGGTACTCAACAAGGTCACCGAGGAGGTGAAGTTCCGCGAGGGGCCCTCGCTGCAGCTCGGCGGGTACGAGCGGCGAGACGGGTCGGTGGACATGCCCGGGGCGCCGAACCTCGTCGATTTCTACCTGCAGGACGGCCTGCCGGTCTGGCGCTACCAGATCGACGGGGCGGAGTTCGAGAAGCGGATCTTCATGGTCCACCTGCAAAATACCGTGCACATCACCTACACCTATCTCTCCGGATCGCAGTCCGCCTGGCTCAAGATGCAGCCGCTGGTGCAGTTTCGCCCGCACGGTGATCCGGTGGACCAGGAGCCGGGAGATTCGTACGTTTTCTCGGCGCAGGAGAACCGCTACCAGATATGGTCGGGGGGAAAGAAGACGCCGCAGCTGCGCCTCGTTTTCGAGGGGGGAGGTGGGACCTTCACCCTCGACGAGCGGACGATCGACGACGTCTTTTACCGCATCGAGTACAACCGCGGCTACGAAACGACAGGGAAGCTGTGGACCCCCGGCTACTTCAACATGGAGCTTGCCCCCGGCCAGTCCGCCACCCTCGTCGCCTCCACGGAGCAGTGGGAAAACATCGCCACCCTTCCGCCGGGAGAGGCCTTCAGGATCGAGAAGGAGCGCCGCAGGCTCCTCTTGGCGGCGGCCCACCCGAAGGCACGCACAGGCGTCGCCGCCGAACTTGTCCTCGCCGCCGACCAGTTCATCATATCCCCCGCCGGCAGGCTGGAGGACAGTGTGAGGGCAAACGCCCTCGGCAACGAGATCCGCACCGTCATCGCCGGATACCACTGGTTCACCGACTGGGGGCGCGACACCATGATCTCCCTCGAAGGGCTGACGCTGGCGACCGGCAGGCACAACGAGGCGGGGTGGATACTGCGCACCTTCGCCCACTACGTGAAGGACGGCCTCATACCGAACATGTTCCCGGAGGGGAAGGTGGACGGGCTCTATCACACGGCGGATGCGACTCTCTGGTTCTTCCACGCGCTCGACCGGTACTACCAGGTAACCGGCGACCGCATCCTCATGCGCTGGGTCATGCCGCAACTAAAGGACATCGTGGAGAAACACAGGGCGGGGACCCGCTTCGGCATCGGCATAGACCCGAAGGATGGCCTCCTGCACCAGGGGGCGGAAGGGTACCAGCTCACCTGGATGGACGCGAAAGTCGGGGACTGGGTCGTCACTCCGCGGCGCGGGAAGGCGGTGGAGATAAACGCACTGTGGTACAACGCGCTGCGTCTCCTGGCGGAGTGGAGCCGGGAAGACTGCGACGACGAAAGTTTTGCGCAGACGTGCATCGAGAGCGCGGAGGAGGTGTACCGCTCCTTCAATGAGCGTTTCTGGTACGAAGAGGGGGGGTACCTTTACGATGTGGTCGACGGTGAAAACGGAGACGACAGCGCCTGCCGCCCAAACCAGATCTTCGCCATCTCGCTGCGCTTCCCCGTACTCGACCCGGCCCGCTGGACGCCGGTGATGGACGTGGTGCGGGAGCGCCTGCTGACCCCGGTGGGGTTGAGGACCCTCGCGCCGGGACATCCCGACTACAAGGACAAATACTTCGGCGACCTCCGTTCGAGGGACGCCGCCTACCACCAGGGGACCGTGTGGCCTTGGCTGCTCGGTCACTTCGTGGATGCTTGGCTGAAGCTGCACCCCGAAGACAGGAGGGGGGCACGCAGCTTCCTGGAAGGGCTGGTCGACCAGCTAAACGAGAAGGTCATCGGGTCACTCAACGAGGTTTTTGATGCAGAAGAGCCGTACCGGCCGCGAGGCTGCGTGGCTCAGGCGTGGAGCATCGCGGAAATGCTGAGATGCTGGCTTAAGACGGAAGAGTAG
- the treZ gene encoding malto-oligosyltrehalose trehalohydrolase — protein MSIQKRRLPVGAEPMPEGGVHFRVWAPRRKKVEVVLLGRGVHAAAEQVVMELDPEDGGYYSGLCHEARIGSLYRFRLDDGDSFPDPASRFQPEGPHGPSCVVDPYFQWSDQVWAGPKLEEQVMYEMHIGTYTPEGNWHGAAQQLPELARLGITTVEVMPVAEFPGEFGWGYDGVDLFAPTRLYGFPDDFRRFVDTAHSLGLSIILDVVYNHLGPEGNYLREYSPHYFTDRYTNEWGDSVDFDGEHSGPVREFFIANAVYWISEFHLDGLRLDATQVIFDNSPKHILACISEAAREVAGERSLLLVAENEPQHVRCLRPIADGGYGLDLMWNDDFHHSARVALTGYNEAYYSEYLGTPQELVSAVKWSYLYQGQYYYWQGKRRGSPTFSFSPRRFVHFLENHDQVANSAWGWRVHSLTSPGSFRAMTTLLLLGPQTPLLFQGQEFGACTPFLYFADLSPELAKLVRKGRVDFLRQFTNITSPDVIDALDNPSAPETFLRSRLNLSDREKNVKTYNMHKDLIRLRKEDQVFSRAHTGKVEGAILGPQGFLLRFFVKGDQRLLLVNLGRDLRLSPVPEPLLAPPEDCRWQVLWSSEWSEYGGSGTPELDTDKFWRIQGHAAVVLKPVAAGEQ, from the coding sequence ATGTCTATTCAAAAGCGCAGGCTCCCTGTAGGCGCGGAGCCGATGCCGGAAGGAGGGGTACATTTTCGCGTGTGGGCCCCGCGGCGCAAGAAGGTGGAGGTGGTCCTGCTGGGGAGGGGAGTGCACGCGGCGGCGGAGCAGGTCGTCATGGAACTTGACCCGGAGGACGGCGGATACTACTCAGGGCTGTGCCACGAGGCGCGCATCGGATCGCTGTACCGCTTCAGGCTGGACGACGGAGATTCCTTCCCCGACCCGGCCTCGCGATTCCAGCCCGAGGGGCCGCACGGTCCCTCCTGCGTTGTCGACCCGTACTTTCAGTGGAGCGATCAGGTCTGGGCGGGCCCGAAGCTGGAAGAACAGGTCATGTACGAGATGCACATCGGCACCTACACTCCGGAGGGTAACTGGCACGGCGCCGCACAGCAGCTTCCTGAGCTCGCCCGGCTCGGGATCACCACAGTCGAGGTCATGCCGGTGGCGGAGTTCCCCGGGGAGTTCGGCTGGGGGTATGACGGCGTCGACCTCTTCGCCCCCACAAGGCTGTACGGCTTTCCCGACGACTTCCGCCGCTTTGTCGATACCGCTCACTCCCTTGGCCTCTCCATCATCCTGGACGTCGTCTACAACCACCTGGGGCCGGAAGGGAACTACCTCAGGGAATATTCCCCCCACTATTTCACCGACCGCTACACCAACGAGTGGGGAGACTCGGTCGATTTCGACGGGGAGCATTCGGGGCCGGTGCGCGAGTTCTTCATCGCCAACGCCGTGTACTGGATCAGCGAGTTCCATCTCGACGGCCTGCGCCTCGATGCCACCCAGGTGATCTTCGACAACTCCCCAAAGCACATCCTTGCCTGCATCTCCGAAGCGGCGAGGGAGGTTGCCGGTGAGCGCTCCCTCCTGCTGGTGGCGGAGAACGAGCCGCAGCATGTGCGCTGCCTGCGCCCGATTGCCGACGGTGGCTACGGCCTCGACCTCATGTGGAACGACGATTTCCACCACAGCGCCCGGGTAGCCCTTACCGGCTACAACGAGGCGTACTACAGCGAGTACCTCGGCACCCCGCAGGAACTGGTTTCGGCGGTAAAGTGGAGCTACCTCTACCAGGGGCAGTACTACTACTGGCAGGGGAAAAGACGCGGCTCCCCTACATTTTCCTTCTCTCCCCGGCGTTTCGTCCATTTTCTGGAGAATCACGACCAGGTCGCGAACTCCGCGTGGGGGTGGCGCGTACACAGTCTCACCAGTCCCGGGAGCTTCCGGGCCATGACGACCCTCCTTCTCCTGGGGCCGCAGACACCGCTCCTTTTCCAGGGGCAGGAGTTCGGTGCCTGCACACCCTTTCTGTACTTCGCGGACCTAAGCCCTGAGCTTGCAAAGCTCGTCCGCAAGGGGCGGGTCGATTTTCTCAGGCAGTTCACGAACATAACTTCTCCCGACGTCATCGATGCGCTGGATAATCCCTCCGCACCGGAGACCTTCCTGAGATCCCGGCTCAACCTCTCCGACCGGGAGAAGAACGTGAAGACCTACAACATGCACAAGGACCTGATCCGGCTGCGCAAGGAGGACCAGGTCTTCAGCCGCGCTCATACCGGCAAGGTGGAAGGGGCGATACTCGGCCCGCAGGGGTTCCTGCTGCGCTTCTTCGTGAAGGGGGATCAGCGGCTCCTGCTGGTGAACCTGGGGCGGGACCTGCGCCTTTCCCCGGTACCGGAGCCGCTCCTGGCACCTCCTGAGGATTGCCGCTGGCAGGTACTGTGGTCCAGCGAGTGGTCCGAATACGGGGGCTCCGGTACCCCCGAACTGGACACCGATAAATTCTGGAGAATACAGGGGCACGCTGCCGTAGTGCTCAAACCTGTCGCTGCAGGAGAACAATGA
- a CDS encoding DUF2284 domain-containing protein: MADQNALQRLFQQYGCRDFRWIDPAEIVVAQWVRLKCTFGCESYGRNAACPPNTPPVHECRQLLDEYRIAAIFRFPVAFNDADERSGWTRKMNLELLKLEGEVIAAGHPKAFLLFVDSCNICKDCAKTRTGCRNIRMARPSAQGMAIDVIATAARFGYPGEQDGGRNYSFLLLE, translated from the coding sequence ATGGCAGACCAGAATGCTTTGCAGAGGCTGTTTCAGCAATATGGCTGCCGCGACTTCCGCTGGATCGACCCGGCCGAGATCGTCGTGGCGCAGTGGGTAAGGCTGAAGTGCACCTTCGGCTGCGAGTCGTACGGCAGAAACGCTGCCTGCCCACCGAATACTCCCCCGGTACACGAATGCCGCCAGCTTCTGGACGAGTACCGGATCGCCGCGATATTCCGCTTTCCCGTCGCCTTCAACGATGCTGACGAGCGCTCCGGCTGGACGCGGAAGATGAATCTGGAGCTTCTGAAGCTCGAGGGTGAGGTCATTGCCGCCGGCCACCCGAAGGCGTTCCTCCTTTTCGTTGACTCCTGCAATATCTGCAAGGACTGCGCAAAGACCAGAACCGGCTGCCGCAACATCAGGATGGCACGACCGTCCGCGCAGGGGATGGCAATCGACGTCATCGCCACCGCTGCGAGGTTCGGCTATCCGGGCGAGCAGGACGGCGGCAGGAACTACTCTTTCCTCCTGCTGGAATAG
- a CDS encoding L-lactate dehydrogenase: MKIGIVGTGFVGATAAYALVMSGIGRELVLVDKNRARAEAEANDIKHAVPFAHQALLSAGDYRDLAGCRAVIISPGVSQQVGEDRLRLLQRNASVFKEAVPAILNYAPDTMLIVATNPVDVMTHLAVRFAAALGIAPNKIIGSGTMLDTARFRVLLATHLGVDPVHIHAYVLGEHGDSEVLNWSQVMVGGIPLDDFCRLQGVQIGTETRQEIDLNVRRAAYSIIEGKGSTYYGIGSALARIVRVIANDQRAIMTVCSPLAPDGRSGNVTISLPRLISGTGVVATLSPTLSPEEERGLQASADVVRTAITELGESSS, translated from the coding sequence ATGAAAATCGGCATAGTCGGAACCGGCTTCGTCGGCGCCACCGCGGCGTACGCTCTTGTCATGTCCGGGATCGGCAGAGAACTCGTCCTCGTCGATAAAAACAGGGCGCGGGCAGAGGCTGAGGCAAACGATATCAAGCACGCAGTGCCCTTCGCCCACCAGGCGCTCCTCTCCGCCGGCGACTACAGGGATCTTGCCGGCTGCCGTGCGGTCATCATCTCACCAGGGGTCAGCCAGCAGGTAGGGGAAGACCGGCTTCGCCTGCTGCAGCGAAACGCCTCGGTCTTCAAGGAGGCGGTTCCCGCGATCCTGAACTACGCACCGGATACCATGCTCATCGTGGCCACGAACCCTGTCGACGTCATGACTCACCTCGCGGTGCGCTTCGCGGCGGCGCTGGGGATTGCACCGAACAAGATCATCGGCTCCGGCACCATGCTCGACACCGCCCGCTTCAGAGTCCTTCTGGCGACTCATCTCGGAGTCGACCCGGTGCACATCCACGCCTATGTCCTCGGGGAGCACGGCGATTCGGAGGTCCTCAACTGGTCGCAGGTGATGGTGGGAGGCATTCCCCTCGACGACTTCTGCCGCCTGCAAGGGGTGCAGATCGGAACGGAGACGCGCCAGGAGATCGACCTCAACGTGCGGCGGGCGGCCTACTCCATCATCGAAGGGAAGGGGTCTACCTACTACGGCATAGGAAGCGCTCTGGCCCGTATCGTGCGAGTCATAGCGAACGACCAGCGCGCCATCATGACCGTCTGCTCCCCCCTGGCCCCGGACGGAAGAAGCGGCAATGTCACGATTTCCCTCCCCCGCCTCATCAGCGGAACAGGGGTCGTCGCGACCCTCTCCCCCACCCTCAGCCCGGAAGAGGAAAGGGGGCTGCAGGCGAGCGCCGACGTCGTGCGGACCGCGATCACCGAGCTCGGCGAGTCATCCTCCTAG
- a CDS encoding muconolactone Delta-isomerase family protein produces MKFLVLWELDVALLRAEIIQSVMRMPDYAQKLRDQGKLVARYHVVGKHGGAWIYDVDSNEELERLLAMAPVYNYAHYKVIALAEMDTPADILQPVPEAQ; encoded by the coding sequence ATGAAGTTCTTGGTACTGTGGGAACTGGACGTTGCTTTGCTGCGAGCGGAGATAATTCAGTCGGTCATGCGCATGCCCGATTATGCCCAGAAGCTGCGTGACCAGGGGAAGCTGGTGGCCCGCTACCACGTGGTGGGAAAGCACGGCGGAGCCTGGATCTATGACGTCGACTCCAACGAGGAACTGGAACGGCTCCTTGCCATGGCGCCGGTGTACAACTACGCCCACTACAAGGTGATCGCGCTGGCCGAGATGGATACTCCAGCAGACATCCTGCAGCCGGTCCCCGAAGCTCAGTAG